The DNA segment tcctacacaacatacctcatatctcgaatggatcctttaaagtatatttttcaaaaacctatgcctgtgggcataggtttttgaaaaatatactttaaaggatccaNNNNNNNNNNNNNNNNNNNNNNNNNNNNNNNNNNNNNNNNNNNNNNNNNNNNNNNNNNNNNNNNNNNNNNNNNNNNNNNNNNNNNNNNNNNNNNNNNNNNTGTTGCGCTCTAACTTGGATTGctcagaagttgaagcactatctttcgtcctacacaacatacctcatatctcgaatggatcctttaaagtatatttttcaaaaacctatgcccacaggcagattggcgaagtggcagattttacttacagaattcgacattgtgtacgttactcgtaccgctatgaaagcgcaagcattggccgatcatttggcagagaatccagttgacaatgattatgaACCTTTGCAAACTTACTTTCCTGAGGAAGAGATAAATTCAATTgaggaagaagttcaagatgatatgtacgcatggaaattatattttgatggggcaGTCAATGTCAAAGGAGTAGGAATTGGGGCGGTTCTTGTCTCACCGACCGGGCATCATCATCCCGCCACAGCACGACTCCgtttcttttgtactaataacacagcagaatatgaagcttgcatcatggGGTTAAATATGGCAATAAATCTGGATGTGCACAAGCTAATGGTGTTGGGAGATTTTGAATTACTCATTCGacaaattcaaggtgaatgggaaacgagagatatcaagctcattccaTATAAACAGTTCGTAGAGGACCTTAGCAAAAGGTTTGAGTCTATCGAATTTAGACATATTCCCAGATCCCATAATGAGCTGGTTGATGCCCTGGCTACCCTAGCTTCCATGCTCCCGTACCCAGGAAATACGCATCTCGACCCATTAGAGATACAGATACGAGATCAACATGGTTATTACAATATAATTGACGCAGAACCAGATAATGAACCttggtactatgatatcaaacgTTTCCTAAGGTCAAAAGAATACCCAATACACGCCAAAGCAGATCAAAAAAGAACCATTAGGAAACTtgctaatggtttcttcttaagtggggagattctgtacaaacgaaccccagacttgaacttgttgagatgtgttaatattcaggaagctgaaagaatcatgaatgaggtacattCGGGGGTGTGCGGTTCGCAtatgaatggctatgttttagCGAAGAAGATCATGTGGGcaggatattattggttaactATGGAGCGAGATTGTTTTCGCTTTGTTCGCAAGTGTCATCAGTGTCAGATTCATGGTGATTTGATTCACTCGCCACCTTCAGAGCTGCATCCTATGTCTGCTCCTTGGCCATTcgttgcttggggcatggatgtaatcgttccaatagaaccaaaagcttctaatgggcatcgattcatactggtcgctattgactatttcaccaaatgggtagaagctgctacttttaaattagtcacaaagaaaatagtagtggattttgttcattcgaacatcatatgtcgtttggtataccaaagtccattGTCACAGACAACgcaaccaatctcaatagtcatctaatgaaggaagtttgtgagcaattcaagatcgtgcaccatcattctaccccttaccgtcctaaag comes from the Capsicum annuum cultivar UCD-10X-F1 unplaced genomic scaffold, UCD10Xv1.1 ctg63601, whole genome shotgun sequence genome and includes:
- the LOC124893672 gene encoding uncharacterized protein LOC124893672, with amino-acid sequence MKAQALADHLAENPVDNDYEPLQTYFPEEEINSIEEEVQDDMYAWKLYFDGAVNVKGVGIGAVLVSPTGHHHPATARLRFFCTNNTAEYEACIMGLNMAINLDVHKLMVLGDFELLIRQIQGEWETRDIKLIPYKQFVEDLSKRFESIEFRHIPRSHNELVDALATLASMLPYPGNTHLDPLEIQIRDQHGYYNIIDAEPDNEPWYYDIKRFLRSKEYPIHAKADQKRTIRKLANGFFLSGEILYKRTPDLNLLRCVNIQEAERIMNEVHSGVCGSHMNGYVLAKKIMWAGYYWLTMERDCFRFVRKCHQCQIHGDLIHSPPSELHPMSAPWPFVAWGYRTTNRTSTGVTPYLLVYGTEAVIPAEVEIPSLRIISEAEIDDTEWVKSRLEQLSLIDEKRLTAVCFGQLYQKRMARAYNKK